A window of Aquibium oceanicum genomic DNA:
GGACGTGAAGCAGAAGGAGGGTGGAACGGGTAGCCTGGTCTTCGTCACTGTGCGGCACGAGATCGGCGAGCCGGGTGGGCCGGCGCTGGTGATCGACGAGCATGACATCGTCTATCGCGGCCTGTCCGGCGCCGCCGCCAAGGGCGCCACCCCTGCCCCGGCGGCGGGCGGGTGGCGGCGCGAACTTATGCCGGACCCGGTCCTCCTCTTCCGTTACTCCGCGCTTACCTTCAACGGCCACCGCATCCATTACGACCGCGAATACACCGTGCGTGAGGAAAGTTATCCGGGGCTCGTGGTGCACGGCCCGCTGATCGCGACGCTCCTGCTCGATCTCGTGCGTCGGGAGCGCCCGGAGAGCCGGATCGAAGCGTTCTCGTTCCGCGCGATGTCTCCGCTTTTCGACGGGCGCCGGATGGCTGTCAACGGCACCTCGCCGGATGCGGAGGGAAATGTCACCCTATGGGCCGAGAACGCCGATGGCGGCCTGGCGATGAAGGCGGAAGCGAGGATCGAGTGAGGCGGGGGCAAGTACAGGGAAGACGGGAGAGCGCTTAGACCTGGCTGGCGAACGATCGTCTGCGCGCGACGCCCCCTTTTCAGCAGGGCTTGGAATCAGACCAGCGGCCGCTTGGTCTCGGCGGGAAACTCCGAATGGGCGATATCGCGCAGGCGGTCCAAGTCCAGCACCTCGCAGCCGCGGTCGCGCCAGCGAATCAGGCCGCGGTCGGCGAGCTTGCGCATCGTCTTGTTGGTGTGAACCAGTGACAGCCCGAGTGTATCGGCGACGAGCTGCTGCGTGATCGGCAGGCCGACGGCAGCGTTGCCGTTCAAGCCGACGGCCTTCGCGCGCATGGTCAGCGACGCGATCAGAAAGGCGGCGCGCTCGAGAGCGGTACGCCTGCCGACGCTGAGCAGGTTTTCGTCAAGCATCTGCTCCTCGCGGGCGGCGAGCCAGGTGATGTCGAAGGCGAGCCCCGGATGGCATTTGTAGAGTTGATCCAGCTTGCTGCGTTCGAACACGCACAGGAGCAGCGGCGAAAGCGCCTCCACCGAATGCTGCATCTCGCCCATCAGGGTTCCCTGCAAACCGATGAGATCGCCGGGCATGACATAGTTCAGCACCTGGCGGCGGCCGTCTCGCAACATCTTGTAGCGAAAGCCCCAGCCGGAAAGAACGGTGTAGAGATGCGCGTTGTGGCTGCCTTCGATGAGCACTGAGGCGCCGCGCTCGGCGGTCAATTCACCCTTCTTGAACGACGCCACGAAATCGAGCTCGCTCTCGGCGAACTCCCTGAAGATCGGCAGCGGCCGCAGCGGACACCGCTCGCACGTGTGCTGCCTGGTTGCCTGCTGCCTCTGCTCGTTCACGCGTTTACCCCGGTGACGCGGCGACCCGAATTGCACTGCGGTGCACGGCGGGCGCCTCTACGTCTTATTTAAATGACTTTGCGAGCCACCGGTGGCATGAAAACGCCTTCGCCACAAGATTTTCGGGAGACAAGAAATTGGCCGAACGCCAACTTGCGGGACGTTCGATTCTCATCCTGGAGGATGAGTTCCTGATTGCAATGGACGTGGAGCAGACCTGTCTCGACTGGGGAGCGGACAAGGTCACCATCATCCGCGCGCTCGACCAGTTGGGGCAGGATCCGTTCCGCCAGCACGAGTTCGACAGTGCCATCCTGGACGTCAGGCTCGGCGGAAACTCGACCGTGGAATTCGCCCGCGAACTCCATTGCCGCGGTATCCCGTTCGTGTTCGCCACCGGAATGAGCGACCAGAACGATTTCGCCACGCGCTTTCCCGGCGTGGCGATCGTTTCCAAGCCCTACTCCGGCGAAGAGCTTCTCAAGATGCTCGTCGCCGCGATCGATGGAACGGAACTAAGCCGCAGCGCCTGAGCCGAGAACCTGCGAGGCGATCGCATCGGGACCGAATTCGCCCTCTCCGTCGATCGACAGAACCTCCTGGAGCCGCACGCGCGCCCGGCTGACCCGGCTCTTGATGGTACCGACGGCACATTCGCAAATCTCGGCGGCTTCCTCGTAGGAGAAGCCCGAAGCGCCAATCAGGATGATCGCTTCGCGCTGATCCTCCGGAAGCGTATCGAGCGCGGCGCGGAAATCCTTAAGATCGAGCGTACCGTGCTGGCTGGGGTGAACGGCGAGTCGTGCCGTCATCGTGCCTTCGCTGTCCTGGACCTCGCGGCCCCGCTTGCGCATCTGCGAGTAGAATTCGTTGCGCAGGATGGTGAACAGCCAGGCCTTGAGGTTCGTCCCCGGCTGGAAACTGCTCTGCTTGTCCCACGCCTTCACCAGCGTTTCCTGCACGAGGTCGTCCGCCTTGTCGCTGTTGTGCGACAGCGACACCGCGAAGGCACGCAGACTCGGGATGGCTCCCAGCAGGCCCGTCTTGAACGCGGCTGCATCGCTCATTGAGCGTCCCCATCCTTGTCCTTGGACGCCTCGGCGTGTTCCAGCTTGCTCAAGAGGTCCGTGAACCGATCCGGCACGTCGTCCGACATCAGATCCTGGTAGTACTCCCGCAACTTGCGGCCGATCTCCGAATTCGTGCCCAAGGGATCATCCCCCCGGCGCGGCTTCGGAGCGGCCGTAGCCGACTTCTGCTCTGTCATTACTGGTAACACCCCTGCCTGTATACGCGGCTTTCGCCACCCCTTCTTCTTCGAGACTCGCGCCGCCGCACGTGCCATATTCCGATCCAGAATGTATGTTGTGCGAAAAAGTTCCCGTCGTCCGGAACTTTTTTCGGCAACGCCCGTTTTAACGCGATATGCCGCGGTGGCGCATGCTGCCCGGATCTGAGTGAGGGAGACTATCTGGAATGAGCCTGTCCGCAAGTATCGCACCGCACTTGCCCTATCTGCGCCGCTTCTCGCGAGCGGTTTCCGGCTCCCAGGCAAGCGGCGACGCTCTTGTTGGCGCCGTACTGGAAGCCATCATTGCCGACATCAGCATATTTCCGGAGGCAAGCAGCCCCAAGGTCGGGCTCTACAAGGTCTTTACGAAGCTTTTTTCCTCCATTGCCGTTCACATCCCTACCGGGACGCCGTCCTCGGCCTGGGAGGCGCGCGCCGCCGCCAACCTCTCGGCGATCGCACCGCTTCCGCGCCAGGCTTTCGTCCTCGTTGCCGTGGAAGGCTTCAGCGACAGTGAGGCGGCAGAGATCCTCGATGTGACGGAAGAGCGGTTCGCCGCCCTACTCGGCGAGGCCTCGAAGGAAATTTCCCGCCAGGTCGAAACCGATATCATGATCATCGAGGACGAACCGCTCATCGCGATGGACATCGAAGAGATGGTCGAGAGCCTCGGCCACAGGGTGGTGGGCACCGCCCGCACCCACTCGGAGGCAACCGCCCTGTTCCGCAAGACCCAGCCGCGGATGGTTCTTGCCGACATCCAGCTCGCGGACGGCAGCTCGGGTATCGACGCGGTAAACGAGATCCTCGCCAACGCGCCGGTTCCGGTGATCTTCATCACCGCCTTCCCGGAACGTCTCCTCACCGGCGAGCGCCCCGAACCCGCCTTCCTGGTCACGAAGCCCTTCAACCCAGACATGGTGAAGGCGCTGATCAGCCAGGCGCTGTTCTTCGATCGCCAGGCCAAGGCCGCCGCCTGATCCGTCGCCAGTGCGCAAAAGTACCGAAAGCCGCCCCAGGGCGGCTTTCTTTTCGACCGTTTCCGGGTGAAGCAAGCGCAAACGCTGCGATCTAGCCGCGAAGTTACGGGGAGAAGCTAGGACGCTCAAATGAGCCGGCATCCTCCTGGGGCAGTCAAAATAGGCTTTACATCACCAACGCGGTGGCATCCGCGCAGCGCGTTCGCCTTGACGGCCTCATGGACCGTGGCTCTGCAGGTACTTGGGAGAGCCGTTCTTGTGGAACTGAATACGAGCATCGCCCGTTGGCCTGCCACGACATCAGCGAAACAGGGCGAACATGGGTCCCAGAGCGGAAGACGGCGCGAGCTTCGGAATCGATGCCGCGCCGGCGCATTCCGGTGGCGGCCGGACCGAAGGGTTCGAGCGCAACCTGCTACGCGCACTGGAAAACACGAACATTTCCGTCCTGTATCAGGATTGCGATTTTCGCTACCTGTGGTCGAAGAACGTTCCCAGTCTGTGGTCGACCGCTCCCCTCGCCGGAACCACCGACAGTGACCTGTTTCCCGAATCGGAAGCCAAACGGCTTACCGAAGCGAAACATCTCGTCATGGAAACGGGAGATCAGGCTCGCCTCGAAATCAAGTTACGTGAGGATGACGTTTTCCGCTGGTTCGACCTGTGGATCGATCTGGACCGGGGCGCGGACGGCGCGGTAGCCGGTGTCGTCACGACCTCCGTCGAAATTACCGAGCAGAAAAGGCGTGAGCAAACGCTGCGCGCACTCTTGCGCGAGGTGAGCCACAGATCCAAGAATCTGCTTGCCATAATCCAGTCGATCGCCACGCAGACCGGACGCTATTCGGGGACCGTCGGCGATTTCCTGGAGCGGTTTCGGGGCCGCCTGCAATCCCTTGCCGCCTCGCAGGATCTGGTGACCTCCTCCAACTGGCGCGGCGCCGACCTGCATGAACTGATTGCCGGCCAGGTGGTGCGGTTCTGTGCCGATCCCCTGCGCAACGTCAGACTGGAAGGCACGAACCCGTATCTGAACCCGAACGCCGCCTTGCATGTGGGGTTGGCCCTTCACGAGCTCGCGGTCAACTCGGTGAGCTACGGAGCCCTTTCGCAGAGCGACGGCGTCGTGGTGATATCGGCAACGACCGCCACCCATGACGACCGCTCGGTGCTCGAACTCGCCTGGAAGGAGAAGTCTGGCGGCAGGCCGGACCTTTCCGGTCGGCGCCGCTTCGGCAGCGTCGCCCTGGAAAAAATCGTCCCGGCTTCGCTCAACGGCACGGCGACCATGACGAGCGATGAAGACGGTCTCACCTACCGGCTCGCGATTCCCGCCGAGAACTTCGAGCTGGATTGACGCCGCGCCTCTCCGCGCACCCCATGCTCCGGACAAAAAGAAAGCCGGCGCGAGCCGGCTTGAATAAGGCGGAGAAGACATGGGCGGGGGGCGGGTCTGTCTTCTTCCGCAACGTGCCGGCTTCTGGGGGGTGCCGCCACGCTTTACCGGGCATGAACGACGCAAAGCTGCTTCGGTTCCATCCCGCCGACGATTTTTTTCGGAACACCTGATTTTTGACATTGATACAGAACCGCCGCCGGCACAGCGCGGGTGCGTTACATCGCCCGACTAGACACTACCGTGAGACGGACCGGTGCCGCTTTCGCCGCTATGCGGGAACCAGCGGCGCTTCGATCCGTTAATGGCTCCGAAGGAGTTTGGTCATGGAACACATTGCTGCATTGCTGATGGTGATAGGCTGTTCCGGCGATCTCAAGGTCTGCGAAGAGATTCCGACCGAGGTTTCCGTTTTCGAGACGCGACAGGATTGCGCCGCAGAGCTCGTCTCGGCCCAGCGCCTTTACGGGCGCCATCACGACACCGCGTTCTTCAAGTGCGTCAGCGTCGATCCGGCAGTGGACGACGCGTCCGCTGACCTCGTATGGGACATCAATCCGGACGGCGTCCTGCATGCAGCGGTCGAGACGCTGGAGGAGCCGGGCGCGATGGTGGCCTATGCCGAAACCACGCCGCGCCACAATCGCGCCATGCCGAACACATTTGCGGCCAACTGATTTGGCAGTGTGAGACCGGACGGGACTTCGAAGCAGTAACCAGGAGAGAGAAGACAATGCGGAATACAATTTTTGCGGCGCTGGCAGCAATCTCGCTGACAGGAACCGCCTGCACGACGGCGGAGCAGGCGGGAACCGTTGGCGCTGTCGGCGGCGCGCTCATCGGCGGCGCGGCGGGCGGTACGGAAGGCGCCCTGATCGGCGCTGTGGCCGGCGGTGTCGGCGGTTATCTCATCGGCCGCACCGCGGATGGCCGTTGCCAGTATCGTACGCGGACGGGCGCGATCGTCTACGATCGCTGCTACTAAGCGACGGCGTACGCGGAATCAGGAAGCGGACCCAGCCATGGCCGGGTCCGCTTTTTTGTATCGAGAGTCCGGTCTTGATCAGGCAGCCTGTTCCGCGGTCATCGCCCCGGGGCCGGGCACCGCACCGGGCGGGCATTTGCCCAGGATGATCATTCCGAGCACCTCATCCTTTGTCACGTCGTCCGTGTTCGCCGTTCCGACCACCTGACCGTTCTTCATCACGCAGACGCGGTCAGCGAGGTCGAAAACGTCATGGATGTCGTGACTAATCAGGAAAATTCCGATGCCGTCGGCCTTCAGCTGCTTGACCAGTTCGCCGACCTGGGCGGTCTCCTGTGGCCCGAGCGCCGCCGTCGGCTCGTCCATGATCAGGATGCGGGCATTGAACAGGATGGCACGGGCGATCGCCACCGATTGCCGCTGCCCGCCAGAGAGCGACTTGACCGGATCCTTGAAACGCTGGAAGCGCGGATTGAGGCGGCCCATGACCTTGCGCGCTTCCGATTCCATGGCGGCGTCGTCTAGCGTTCCCCACTTCGTCTTCAGTTCGCGGCCGAGGAACAGGTTGGCTGCCGCGTCGACATTGTCGGCGAGCGCCAGCGTCTGGTAGATCGTCTCGATGCCGTAGTTCTTGGCGTCGCGCGGATTGTTGA
This region includes:
- a CDS encoding FAS1-like dehydratase domain-containing protein, whose translation is MEDYAQWIGRTETRRDIVAAGPLDRLAATLDRSDPPLRPGDPAPPLAHWLMFLPGEPQSALGQDGHPKRGGFLPPVHELPRRMWAGSRMSFPGTLRVGMEVERRSVIADVKQKEGGTGSLVFVTVRHEIGEPGGPALVIDEHDIVYRGLSGAAAKGATPAPAAGGWRRELMPDPVLLFRYSALTFNGHRIHYDREYTVREESYPGLVVHGPLIATLLLDLVRRERPESRIEAFSFRAMSPLFDGRRMAVNGTSPDAEGNVTLWAENADGGLAMKAEARIE
- a CDS encoding Crp/Fnr family transcriptional regulator → MNEQRQQATRQHTCERCPLRPLPIFREFAESELDFVASFKKGELTAERGASVLIEGSHNAHLYTVLSGWGFRYKMLRDGRRQVLNYVMPGDLIGLQGTLMGEMQHSVEALSPLLLCVFERSKLDQLYKCHPGLAFDITWLAAREEQMLDENLLSVGRRTALERAAFLIASLTMRAKAVGLNGNAAVGLPITQQLVADTLGLSLVHTNKTMRKLADRGLIRWRDRGCEVLDLDRLRDIAHSEFPAETKRPLV
- a CDS encoding response regulator, whose product is MAERQLAGRSILILEDEFLIAMDVEQTCLDWGADKVTIIRALDQLGQDPFRQHEFDSAILDVRLGGNSTVEFARELHCRGIPFVFATGMSDQNDFATRFPGVAIVSKPYSGEELLKMLVAAIDGTELSRSA
- a CDS encoding sigma-70 family RNA polymerase sigma factor, with translation MSDAAAFKTGLLGAIPSLRAFAVSLSHNSDKADDLVQETLVKAWDKQSSFQPGTNLKAWLFTILRNEFYSQMRKRGREVQDSEGTMTARLAVHPSQHGTLDLKDFRAALDTLPEDQREAIILIGASGFSYEEAAEICECAVGTIKSRVSRARVRLQEVLSIDGEGEFGPDAIASQVLGSGAAA
- a CDS encoding NepR family anti-sigma factor; protein product: MGTNSEIGRKLREYYQDLMSDDVPDRFTDLLSKLEHAEASKDKDGDAQ
- a CDS encoding response regulator — translated: MSLSASIAPHLPYLRRFSRAVSGSQASGDALVGAVLEAIIADISIFPEASSPKVGLYKVFTKLFSSIAVHIPTGTPSSAWEARAAANLSAIAPLPRQAFVLVAVEGFSDSEAAEILDVTEERFAALLGEASKEISRQVETDIMIIEDEPLIAMDIEEMVESLGHRVVGTARTHSEATALFRKTQPRMVLADIQLADGSSGIDAVNEILANAPVPVIFITAFPERLLTGERPEPAFLVTKPFNPDMVKALISQALFFDRQAKAAA
- a CDS encoding sensor histidine kinase — encoded protein: MWSKNVPSLWSTAPLAGTTDSDLFPESEAKRLTEAKHLVMETGDQARLEIKLREDDVFRWFDLWIDLDRGADGAVAGVVTTSVEITEQKRREQTLRALLREVSHRSKNLLAIIQSIATQTGRYSGTVGDFLERFRGRLQSLAASQDLVTSSNWRGADLHELIAGQVVRFCADPLRNVRLEGTNPYLNPNAALHVGLALHELAVNSVSYGALSQSDGVVVISATTATHDDRSVLELAWKEKSGGRPDLSGRRRFGSVALEKIVPASLNGTATMTSDEDGLTYRLAIPAENFELD
- a CDS encoding glycine zipper domain-containing protein, translated to MRNTIFAALAAISLTGTACTTAEQAGTVGAVGGALIGGAAGGTEGALIGAVAGGVGGYLIGRTADGRCQYRTRTGAIVYDRCY
- a CDS encoding ATP-binding cassette domain-containing protein translates to MERTGTPLVELKNISIAFGGIRAVDDASIDLHAGEVVALLGHNGAGKSTLIKVLSGAYKRDHGEIRVNGDVVQINNPRDAKNYGIETIYQTLALADNVDAAANLFLGRELKTKWGTLDDAAMESEARKVMGRLNPRFQRFKDPVKSLSGGQRQSVAIARAILFNARILIMDEPTAALGPQETAQVGELVKQLKADGIGIFLISHDIHDVFDLADRVCVMKNGQVVGTANTDDVTKDEVLGMIILGKCPPGAVPGPGAMTAEQAA